Proteins encoded together in one Planctopirus ephydatiae window:
- a CDS encoding excinuclease ABC subunit UvrC gives MPEDRLLSGEPLLPREKVKTFPTTPGVYLMKDARGRVIYVGKAVNLRSRAGSYFTRQAAIDRRTADLIPEIHDIDFLHADSEVDALLLESRLIKDIQPRFNSDLKDDKTFPYLQITTREPFPRIEFTRRPKSRGVKLFGPFTSARKLRGAIAVLQKIFRFRNCSLDIDPNEEKWRWFRPCLLASLGQCTAPCNLRISKEDYRRDVRRLIMFLEGKKERLLKVMNREMLEASKELKFEKAARLRDQIKALMTLQERGDLASHAQPEAFYVDPKKGLLGLKKVFGLSTLPRRIEGVDIAHLQGGETVASLVQFIDGVPFKQGYKRFKIRTVDGVDDFASMREVVSRRFRRLDQEGESLPDILLIDGGKGQLGAAMEALKSIEVELPLVISLAKREEEIFLPGESEPKVLSRHSYALRLLQSVRDESHRFAQQYHHLLRRKSTFGEE, from the coding sequence ATGCCCGAGGATCGTCTTTTGTCCGGTGAACCCCTTTTGCCGCGTGAGAAGGTGAAAACTTTCCCCACGACACCCGGCGTCTATCTCATGAAGGATGCTCGTGGTCGCGTGATCTATGTCGGAAAAGCGGTCAACTTAAGAAGTCGCGCGGGAAGTTATTTTACCAGGCAGGCCGCCATTGACCGGCGGACAGCAGACCTCATCCCTGAAATTCACGATATCGACTTCCTCCATGCCGATTCGGAAGTCGATGCCCTGCTGCTTGAATCGCGATTGATTAAAGATATTCAGCCGCGATTCAATTCCGATTTAAAAGACGACAAGACATTCCCTTATCTGCAGATCACCACGCGCGAGCCCTTTCCACGAATTGAGTTCACCCGCAGGCCAAAATCTCGCGGGGTGAAACTTTTCGGGCCATTTACCAGTGCTCGAAAACTACGCGGAGCCATCGCGGTTCTGCAAAAGATTTTCCGCTTTCGCAATTGCTCGCTCGATATCGACCCGAATGAAGAAAAATGGCGCTGGTTTCGCCCTTGTCTGCTGGCCAGTCTCGGACAATGCACTGCTCCCTGCAATCTCAGGATTTCCAAAGAAGATTACCGGCGGGATGTGCGCCGGTTGATCATGTTCCTCGAAGGCAAGAAGGAGCGTTTACTCAAGGTGATGAACCGCGAGATGCTGGAGGCTTCGAAGGAACTCAAGTTCGAGAAAGCTGCCCGACTACGTGATCAGATCAAAGCTTTGATGACCTTGCAGGAACGCGGCGATCTGGCATCCCATGCACAACCCGAAGCATTCTACGTCGATCCCAAAAAGGGACTCCTGGGGCTCAAGAAAGTCTTTGGCCTCTCGACCTTGCCACGCCGGATTGAAGGTGTCGATATTGCTCATCTGCAAGGCGGGGAGACAGTTGCCAGCCTGGTGCAGTTTATTGATGGAGTCCCCTTCAAGCAGGGATACAAACGATTCAAGATTCGCACTGTCGATGGTGTCGATGACTTTGCTTCGATGAGAGAAGTCGTGAGCCGCCGCTTTCGCAGGCTCGATCAGGAAGGGGAAAGTTTGCCGGATATTCTGCTGATCGATGGAGGCAAAGGCCAACTGGGTGCCGCCATGGAGGCACTCAAATCCATCGAAGTCGAACTTCCACTGGTGATCTCATTGGCCAAACGCGAAGAGGAGATTTTCCTGCCGGGCGAGAGCGAGCCGAAAGTTCTCAGCCGCCACTCGTATGCCCTGCGGCTATTGCAATCCGTCCGCGATGAATCGCACCGCTTCGCCCAGCAGTACCACCATCTTCTCAGACGAAAGTCCACGTTTGGAGAAGAGTAA
- a CDS encoding quercetin 2,3-dioxygenase: MLREPTRKHVWEGRTISVVGDVYRFLVTAQETGGTYAQFEATVPPGGGPPLHIHSREEEGFFVIEGEVTFQINDETIVAGPGMFANVPRGVKHCFRNESDEPARILITLAPAGLEEMFFEVGRALEEGSTIPVPATLEDIQKLIEIAPSYGIEILHPDGHTSGSV, translated from the coding sequence ATGCTTCGAGAACCAACACGCAAACATGTCTGGGAAGGCCGCACTATCAGTGTCGTCGGCGATGTGTACCGTTTCCTGGTCACTGCACAGGAGACGGGTGGAACTTATGCTCAGTTTGAAGCGACAGTCCCGCCTGGCGGAGGGCCACCACTGCATATTCACAGTCGTGAGGAGGAAGGGTTTTTCGTGATTGAAGGGGAAGTGACTTTCCAGATCAATGACGAGACGATTGTTGCGGGGCCGGGGATGTTTGCGAATGTTCCACGCGGGGTCAAGCATTGCTTCCGAAACGAGAGCGATGAACCGGCCCGAATCTTGATTACTCTGGCGCCGGCAGGACTTGAAGAGATGTTCTTCGAAGTAGGGCGTGCATTGGAAGAAGGTTCGACAATTCCTGTGCCGGCAACTTTGGAGGATATTCAGAAGTTGATCGAAATTGCTCCCAGCTACGGCATCGAAATCCTTCATCCGGATGGTCATACCTCCGGGTCGGTGTGA
- a CDS encoding DUF6807 domain-containing protein: MSKLFPRCQAIPVSGYEVKFVVDGWHRLSWHYGTDYPRPYLDPLIGPSGVSLTRMGHPGAPDHDHHQSIWFSHMNVTGLDFWLNGKGPFVRQREWLAYIDSDDEAIMAVRLDWFDGHNPAPLLEQELIVSVRPHDAAENEDPNQLPVGETLVEVETKLTPVSEQLELGKTNFGLMAVRVAKSISAVFGDGRLSSSEGLENEKNIFGKKARWMDYSGPIMPAPDATQPDLEEGITFFDHPSNPDHPTHWHVRNDGWMGASLCFAGPRLVTQAQPLKLRYLLHAHRGNHQPEKAAKVFETFSRSRGFVIEKGKVPHYRWWVRRADAGT; encoded by the coding sequence ATGTCGAAACTCTTTCCGCGCTGTCAGGCTATTCCCGTCAGTGGGTATGAAGTCAAGTTTGTCGTGGATGGCTGGCATCGATTATCGTGGCATTACGGGACGGATTACCCCAGGCCCTATCTGGATCCCCTGATTGGTCCTTCAGGCGTGAGCCTCACACGCATGGGGCATCCGGGAGCACCTGATCACGATCATCATCAGTCGATCTGGTTCTCACATATGAATGTGACGGGCCTCGACTTCTGGCTGAATGGCAAAGGCCCCTTTGTTCGCCAGAGAGAATGGCTGGCTTATATCGACAGTGATGACGAAGCGATCATGGCTGTAAGACTCGACTGGTTCGATGGCCACAACCCCGCGCCTTTGCTCGAGCAGGAACTGATTGTTTCCGTGCGTCCTCATGACGCGGCTGAAAATGAAGATCCCAACCAGTTGCCCGTGGGAGAAACTCTGGTTGAAGTTGAAACGAAACTCACGCCTGTCTCCGAGCAGCTTGAACTGGGGAAAACCAACTTCGGGCTGATGGCGGTGCGGGTGGCGAAAAGCATTTCCGCGGTGTTTGGCGATGGCCGACTGAGCAGCAGCGAAGGTCTTGAAAACGAAAAAAACATCTTTGGTAAAAAGGCCCGCTGGATGGATTACTCCGGGCCGATCATGCCTGCTCCTGATGCCACTCAGCCCGATCTGGAAGAAGGGATTACGTTTTTCGATCACCCTTCCAATCCCGATCATCCAACGCATTGGCATGTTCGCAATGATGGCTGGATGGGTGCCTCACTCTGCTTTGCTGGCCCGCGGCTGGTTACTCAGGCTCAGCCACTCAAGCTCAGGTATCTGTTGCACGCTCACAGGGGAAATCATCAGCCTGAGAAAGCCGCAAAAGTGTTTGAAACGTTCTCACGCTCTCGCGGCTTTGTGATCGAAAAAGGGAAAGTCCCACATTACCGCTGGTGGGTACGTCGTGCTGATGCAGGGACATGA
- a CDS encoding ABC transporter permease: MFLLMTIKDLKLLLKDRRPLVTLLVLPMVFIAIVGMSTGQLLTGGDTRKAPRLAISNADTSEYGNMLVERYQSRPNLDVQIATSAGQAQSLVDLGRVDGALMIGPEFTAKVDELGLRDVLDPDHGQLSGGLSAIDLSLDLRPGLVDAEMFRAALLSDLLKVIAPIVGRRNALTRRFFIASATTPEDGDNEASSSTEVPSNETSPVDAASTKGEAASSSAVDSAVPTADQPVAAKPKENAAANVYLILVPGFTVMFVFFVVNIMARSFLAERDRGTLDRLRIAPIPASGILIGKTLPFFLVSLTQVCLLFVAGKLFFQMSWGPDPVWLIPMMICTSLAATSLGLLLATIVQTDQQVAAYGTSLVILLASISGCFMPRDWLPPVMQTISLATPHAWSLIGFDVILTRRVVDTPVVLQSCAVLLGFSLAFFTAGYVRFRAMTRV; encoded by the coding sequence TTGTTCCTGCTGATGACCATCAAGGATCTGAAACTTCTCCTGAAAGATCGCCGGCCACTGGTGACGTTGCTGGTGCTGCCGATGGTCTTTATTGCGATTGTGGGGATGTCCACAGGCCAGCTTCTCACGGGCGGAGATACCCGCAAGGCGCCGCGGCTGGCGATTTCCAATGCCGATACCAGCGAGTATGGCAATATGCTGGTCGAGCGGTACCAAAGCCGTCCTAATCTTGATGTTCAGATTGCGACGAGTGCGGGGCAAGCTCAAAGCCTCGTCGATCTGGGCCGGGTGGATGGAGCTTTGATGATTGGCCCGGAGTTCACTGCGAAAGTTGATGAACTTGGATTACGGGATGTGCTCGATCCGGATCATGGTCAGCTTTCGGGGGGATTAAGTGCGATTGATCTGTCGCTCGATTTGCGTCCCGGGCTGGTTGATGCCGAGATGTTCCGGGCGGCGCTGCTCTCCGATCTTCTCAAAGTGATTGCACCGATTGTGGGCCGCCGCAATGCCTTGACGCGTCGATTCTTCATTGCCAGCGCCACGACTCCAGAGGATGGTGACAACGAGGCATCATCTTCCACGGAAGTTCCCTCTAACGAGACATCGCCTGTCGATGCCGCCAGCACCAAGGGGGAAGCCGCTTCAAGTAGCGCTGTTGATTCAGCGGTACCGACTGCGGATCAACCGGTGGCTGCTAAGCCAAAGGAAAATGCCGCTGCCAATGTTTATCTGATTCTGGTGCCGGGCTTCACGGTGATGTTCGTGTTCTTTGTGGTCAATATCATGGCCCGCTCTTTTCTGGCGGAGCGCGACCGGGGGACATTGGACCGACTGCGGATTGCTCCGATTCCGGCTTCGGGAATTCTGATTGGCAAGACGTTGCCATTCTTTCTGGTATCCCTCACGCAGGTTTGTCTGTTGTTTGTTGCGGGTAAGTTGTTCTTTCAGATGTCGTGGGGCCCGGATCCTGTCTGGCTGATCCCGATGATGATCTGCACTTCACTGGCAGCGACATCACTGGGCCTGCTACTGGCAACGATCGTACAGACAGATCAGCAGGTGGCGGCCTATGGAACCTCACTGGTGATCCTGCTGGCTTCGATCAGTGGTTGCTTTATGCCGCGCGACTGGCTGCCACCTGTCATGCAGACGATCAGCCTCGCGACTCCGCATGCGTGGTCACTGATTGGCTTCGATGTGATCCTGACTCGTCGAGTCGTGGATACCCCTGTGGTTTTGCAGAGTTGTGCCGTGCTTCTGGGTTTTTCGCTCGCGTTTTTCACGGCGGGATATGTTCGATTCCGCGCGATGACCCGAGTTTAA
- a CDS encoding O-antigen ligase family protein encodes MDATNAEHRSHRSSRRSSSRHRESHARTSVKEHSSIRHWTLLDVALVLLAFAIPFIMGGREPYGWIALAILGPLAAGLWCLRQIVTDKPTPLVWSWMYLPMAFVAGVMFLQLTPLPEATLKSISPHLATLVSLSPGTGATSTWKLLTVAPHESQQGLILFLSTALVFAMTYQHQRQTSDAWRVLGIIACAIIAMALFALLQFFAGTDLFFGFYEHHFGTAKDVVKGAFTNRNNFAHFMAIGIGPVLAWMCYWHMQHQQPAEHQSTGGFSSPGFGKTSGISIALIMAGLLAVSAIVMSFASLRSLSRMGSIVTILAILTFMISGSLARLISFRMLMGGLLACALVAGGLVIFKPEYMSLDEKVEVAISGGIEEMDGEDGRRKLWQALTVMINDFPLVGSGLGSHREIYPVYLPKKDGETEYTHAENGYLQIAVELGLPALACAILALIIVFAASIRLHLAKNQELRLIGVAILSAAVATTVHSVTDFAWYAPGNTVILAMLAAVACRCDTFARLQPEGTSSEVSSAVPVLPGLQLPQWFYAAPLALTILAGTWWTLELTPVVKAYTQFRQFQLLVFRPRPDIETQEINTLKLKHILAATKLDPADGRYAILASLQLKNFFIELQERDPENAIPLAQLQQTAGSGGFESNAQLREWLQRVVGPSLKYIDASHQLARRSVRSLPLTGTAYLQMYELGFLQGSSSEQSRNMLEQGLVVRPYASNLLLAKGTALITSGEADAGMALWKQVFVDYSSARRQIINLLAPSIPAQELIAQFEPDSKAASDILAAYTKLKKEADITIAADALGKILTNESEQAAPEIARGKLISAAYQFWNAKNLQALRETLAKVEELHPETVAQHRDLGGLYMRLQEWDSAERHLKRCVDLQPANPAYAKMYESVLRSRQSAQSSLSPRTSLVIPAGHQTSPSLSPLR; translated from the coding sequence ATGGACGCGACGAATGCCGAACATCGCTCGCACCGTTCCTCGAGGCGATCCTCCAGCCGCCATCGCGAGAGTCATGCTCGCACCTCCGTTAAGGAGCACTCTTCTATCAGGCATTGGACGCTGCTCGATGTGGCACTGGTACTCCTCGCTTTCGCGATCCCTTTCATCATGGGCGGTCGCGAGCCTTATGGCTGGATCGCACTGGCCATACTGGGTCCGCTGGCCGCTGGATTGTGGTGTTTGCGGCAGATCGTGACCGATAAGCCCACTCCTCTGGTCTGGTCGTGGATGTATCTGCCCATGGCGTTTGTGGCCGGTGTCATGTTTCTACAACTGACACCCCTTCCCGAAGCCACTCTCAAATCAATATCGCCTCACCTGGCAACACTGGTATCACTTTCACCGGGCACAGGAGCCACCTCGACGTGGAAGCTGCTCACAGTTGCTCCCCACGAATCGCAGCAGGGATTGATTCTCTTCCTCTCGACCGCGCTGGTCTTTGCCATGACTTATCAGCATCAGAGGCAAACCAGCGATGCCTGGCGTGTCCTGGGGATTATCGCCTGTGCGATCATCGCCATGGCTCTGTTTGCCCTGCTGCAGTTTTTTGCAGGCACTGATCTGTTTTTTGGCTTCTACGAACATCACTTTGGCACAGCAAAAGATGTCGTCAAAGGGGCCTTCACCAATCGTAATAACTTCGCCCACTTTATGGCCATCGGGATCGGCCCTGTCCTGGCCTGGATGTGCTACTGGCATATGCAGCATCAACAACCAGCAGAACATCAGTCGACAGGCGGATTCTCTTCACCAGGTTTTGGCAAAACTTCAGGAATCTCCATCGCCCTGATTATGGCAGGATTATTAGCTGTCAGTGCAATTGTCATGAGTTTTGCTTCATTGCGATCACTCTCCCGCATGGGCTCCATTGTGACGATCCTGGCCATTCTGACGTTCATGATTTCTGGCAGCCTCGCCAGATTAATCTCCTTTCGAATGCTCATGGGTGGTCTGCTGGCCTGTGCTCTCGTGGCCGGTGGTCTGGTCATTTTCAAGCCGGAATACATGAGTCTGGATGAAAAGGTCGAAGTCGCCATCAGTGGTGGCATTGAAGAAATGGATGGGGAAGACGGTCGGCGAAAACTGTGGCAGGCCCTCACGGTGATGATCAATGACTTCCCTCTCGTCGGAAGTGGCCTGGGAAGTCATCGCGAAATTTATCCGGTCTATCTCCCCAAAAAAGATGGCGAGACCGAATACACCCATGCCGAAAATGGCTATCTGCAGATTGCCGTCGAACTCGGGCTTCCGGCACTGGCCTGTGCAATCCTCGCCTTGATCATCGTCTTTGCAGCATCCATCCGGCTGCACCTGGCCAAAAATCAGGAGCTTCGACTCATCGGTGTCGCTATTCTCTCCGCGGCTGTGGCGACAACCGTGCATTCTGTGACCGATTTTGCATGGTACGCACCGGGAAACACCGTCATTCTGGCCATGCTCGCCGCTGTCGCCTGCCGTTGTGATACATTTGCCCGTTTGCAGCCCGAAGGGACTTCCTCAGAAGTTTCATCGGCAGTCCCAGTTTTGCCCGGGCTGCAGTTACCACAATGGTTCTATGCAGCCCCTCTGGCTCTGACGATTCTCGCGGGAACCTGGTGGACTCTCGAACTCACGCCGGTCGTGAAGGCCTACACTCAATTCCGTCAGTTTCAACTCCTGGTTTTTCGGCCGCGCCCCGATATCGAAACTCAGGAGATCAATACTCTCAAACTGAAGCATATTCTGGCTGCCACCAAACTTGATCCGGCTGATGGACGCTACGCCATTCTGGCCTCTTTGCAGCTCAAGAACTTCTTTATCGAATTGCAGGAACGCGATCCCGAAAATGCCATTCCTCTGGCTCAATTGCAGCAGACAGCGGGCTCGGGTGGATTTGAATCGAACGCCCAACTCCGCGAATGGTTGCAACGGGTGGTTGGCCCGTCATTGAAATACATCGATGCCTCCCATCAACTTGCCCGTCGTTCGGTTCGTTCCCTGCCATTAACAGGAACCGCTTATCTGCAGATGTATGAACTCGGGTTTCTGCAAGGCTCTTCGTCAGAACAATCCCGCAATATGCTCGAACAGGGACTCGTCGTCAGACCGTATGCCTCGAACCTCTTGCTGGCTAAGGGGACCGCACTGATTACCTCAGGGGAAGCAGATGCGGGGATGGCATTGTGGAAGCAGGTTTTTGTCGATTACTCAAGTGCCAGGCGGCAGATTATCAATCTCCTTGCACCATCGATTCCTGCTCAGGAATTGATCGCTCAGTTCGAACCCGACAGCAAGGCCGCCAGTGATATTCTCGCTGCCTACACCAAACTCAAAAAGGAAGCGGACATCACGATCGCTGCCGATGCACTCGGGAAAATTCTCACCAATGAATCCGAACAGGCAGCACCAGAAATCGCTCGCGGCAAGCTGATCTCAGCGGCCTATCAGTTCTGGAATGCGAAGAACCTTCAGGCTCTCCGCGAGACTCTGGCAAAGGTCGAAGAACTCCATCCCGAAACCGTGGCTCAACATCGCGATCTGGGTGGTTTATACATGCGACTTCAAGAGTGGGATTCTGCCGAAAGGCATTTGAAGCGTTGTGTCGATCTGCAGCCTGCCAATCCTGCTTACGCCAAAATGTACGAATCTGTGCTCCGCTCCAGACAATCCGCTCAAAGTTCACTTTCTCCCCGCACATCGCTCGTGATCCCGGCTGGTCATCAGACTTCGCCATCGTTATCTCCCCTCCGATAA
- a CDS encoding polysaccharide biosynthesis/export family protein: protein MPSQNESLRYQLPQWNCDMRPPQTPRMKPPQPTVVMFCVLLFGALGYSGCSSPNHYSTRTLPPQLVAKKAENAQTLDLSKLATQYPSNELIGTGDVVEVTIAAGLGATEAVIFPTRVGEDGTANIPVVGPVELAGMELSDAEGAIASVAVSRGLYRQPHVTVTMKRRRLNRITVLGAVNKPGVVELPRDASDLLAAIVAAGNLSPTAGTHVEIRNPDKVTPSPSRNSDPIARVSGQTETNTPDAMTAGVGAKKTIQIDLVSAVKEGRGTEYRLQDGAVINVERHDYQPLQVIGLVTKPGKFDFPVGKDIHVLDAIALAGGVSSKAANKIYVIRQRPSNSDPAVVTVSMQKAKSNGQENLLLQPGDVVSVEQTAATVMLDTITQVIRFTIGGSAAIF, encoded by the coding sequence ATGCCATCTCAAAATGAATCGCTGCGCTATCAATTGCCGCAATGGAACTGCGACATGAGGCCCCCACAAACACCACGGATGAAACCTCCCCAACCAACAGTGGTGATGTTCTGTGTATTGCTGTTTGGCGCCCTCGGATATTCCGGTTGCAGCTCTCCCAACCACTATTCGACTCGAACATTGCCCCCGCAACTTGTCGCCAAAAAAGCGGAGAACGCTCAAACTCTCGACCTCTCCAAGCTGGCCACACAGTACCCCAGTAATGAATTGATCGGAACTGGTGATGTCGTCGAAGTCACCATCGCTGCCGGCCTGGGAGCCACTGAAGCAGTGATTTTTCCCACACGCGTTGGTGAAGATGGCACTGCCAATATTCCCGTTGTTGGCCCGGTGGAACTTGCCGGGATGGAACTTTCGGATGCTGAAGGGGCCATTGCCTCTGTCGCAGTCAGCCGTGGTTTGTATCGCCAGCCCCATGTGACTGTGACGATGAAACGCCGCCGTTTGAACAGAATTACAGTTCTGGGTGCAGTCAATAAGCCCGGCGTCGTCGAATTACCGCGCGATGCCAGTGATCTTCTCGCAGCCATTGTGGCAGCAGGAAATCTTTCACCCACGGCTGGAACACACGTAGAGATTCGGAACCCGGATAAGGTCACGCCATCACCTTCACGTAACAGCGATCCGATTGCCCGCGTCAGTGGTCAGACAGAGACCAACACGCCCGATGCCATGACAGCCGGTGTTGGCGCCAAGAAAACCATTCAGATCGATCTCGTTTCTGCTGTCAAAGAAGGCCGGGGGACAGAGTATCGACTGCAGGATGGGGCTGTCATCAATGTCGAGCGGCACGATTATCAGCCACTCCAGGTGATTGGACTGGTCACAAAGCCTGGCAAGTTCGATTTCCCTGTTGGTAAAGATATTCATGTGCTGGATGCCATCGCGCTGGCTGGTGGCGTTTCTTCCAAAGCAGCCAACAAAATTTATGTCATTCGCCAGCGGCCCAGTAACAGCGACCCAGCCGTCGTCACCGTGAGTATGCAGAAGGCCAAGTCCAACGGACAGGAAAATCTCTTGTTGCAACCAGGCGATGTTGTTTCGGTCGAACAGACCGCCGCCACCGTCATGCTCGACACGATCACCCAGGTGATTCGCTTCACCATCGGTGGCAGTGCCGCCATTTTCTAA
- the panD gene encoding aspartate 1-decarboxylase, which yields MQRTFLKSKIHRATITEALLHYEGSITVDRVLLELADILVHEQVHIYNITNGERFITYAIEGPPNSGVICVNGAGARLVQPGDLIIICSYVQMETAAGQELKPKVILVDRENRALPQTQD from the coding sequence ATGCAACGCACATTCCTGAAATCGAAGATTCACCGCGCGACGATTACCGAGGCTCTCCTGCACTATGAGGGAAGCATTACGGTGGATCGAGTTCTACTCGAACTGGCCGATATCCTCGTGCATGAGCAAGTTCACATTTACAATATCACTAATGGCGAACGATTCATTACTTACGCCATCGAAGGCCCGCCCAATTCGGGAGTGATCTGCGTCAATGGAGCAGGTGCCCGGCTAGTACAGCCCGGGGATCTGATTATCATCTGCTCATACGTTCAGATGGAAACAGCAGCCGGTCAGGAATTGAAGCCCAAAGTGATTCTTGTTGACCGCGAGAATCGTGCTCTTCCCCAGACACAAGATTGA
- a CDS encoding GumC family protein, translating to MQTLMRFWRSVQYRKGLIILAVLAAIALGAAYYIVSTRYYESKAELLILQTGSKVLDGAAPEGAAMKDLMPTYERIMQGDIVLADAAQKLPVKYRTDFRGVAPSDWPGVLKKMVTVRSARQTNVLELTCRSRDPKAAAAILYAVLSASIDFLNKNHQGTSQEILQILSKEKVELEQKLTTREAELIELRGRSLTFVSNGTDNATNVAVARVVRLNEEFMKAKEETLRATAQLAALEQAISRGEDVLQFAMASLDVVGKQFMMGELGLDTQEDMAISRMTEQLLQEQAKMRTALESYGPNHPKVMELRDAIQSKEQWMASRRQVTIERLKQLRTEELTPRLLQMARQRVQHSQQHEASVSTQFDIERQNALALNGELAKLEILQMDTKRLRAFYDLVLERIRGIDLGKDKGIRTAVVGEPKVNPRPVHPKLSLTVAVSLMAGISLGLALVYLADLLDDRFRSPEETSLQLGAPVLSFIPTLPTYDGNGLDSVHAFVAPHESSTEAFRTLRTAIQFAGDDIRRLVITSTEPGDGKTTVSTNLAVAYAQSGRRTIIIDCDMRRPGLSKTMKLRGSYGLSTILRNDDSIENSLRNNVVVSDLAGLDIIPAGPRPANPLELLSSTRFSELLAYVESQYDQVLIDAPPILAVSDAGVLGRMVDGVVLVVRPDKNQRRSVIRAAETLRMWGNNLLGLALNNMSSDRAGGYGYGYGYGYGYGHTDTDGDHDDLLDDHASSHSSSSSRTAA from the coding sequence ATGCAAACGCTCATGCGTTTCTGGCGGAGCGTACAGTATCGCAAAGGGCTGATTATTCTGGCAGTCCTGGCAGCCATTGCTTTAGGTGCTGCTTACTACATCGTTTCGACCCGATATTACGAGTCGAAAGCTGAACTTCTCATCCTGCAGACAGGCAGTAAAGTCCTGGATGGTGCTGCTCCCGAAGGAGCTGCCATGAAGGATCTGATGCCCACTTACGAACGCATCATGCAGGGTGATATCGTCCTGGCGGATGCCGCTCAAAAGTTGCCTGTCAAATACCGCACCGATTTTCGAGGAGTCGCCCCTTCCGATTGGCCAGGCGTCCTCAAGAAAATGGTGACTGTCCGCTCTGCCCGGCAGACCAATGTGCTCGAACTGACTTGCCGCTCGCGTGATCCCAAAGCCGCCGCTGCCATTCTGTATGCCGTTCTCAGTGCCTCCATCGATTTTCTCAATAAGAACCACCAGGGAACCTCGCAGGAAATCCTGCAGATCCTCTCGAAAGAAAAAGTCGAACTCGAACAGAAACTGACCACACGAGAGGCCGAACTCATCGAACTGCGCGGGCGCTCATTGACCTTTGTCAGTAATGGAACAGATAACGCCACAAACGTGGCCGTTGCGCGCGTCGTCAGACTCAACGAAGAGTTCATGAAGGCCAAAGAAGAAACTCTGCGGGCGACGGCTCAACTGGCGGCTCTCGAACAGGCCATTTCCCGCGGCGAAGACGTCCTGCAGTTCGCCATGGCCAGTCTCGATGTCGTGGGCAAACAGTTCATGATGGGAGAACTGGGCCTCGATACGCAGGAAGACATGGCTATCAGTCGTATGACAGAACAACTGCTGCAAGAGCAGGCCAAAATGCGGACGGCTCTCGAAAGCTATGGCCCCAATCACCCCAAAGTCATGGAGCTTCGCGATGCCATTCAGTCCAAAGAGCAGTGGATGGCCAGCCGCAGGCAAGTCACCATTGAGCGGCTGAAGCAACTTCGGACCGAAGAACTCACTCCGCGCCTCCTGCAGATGGCCAGGCAGCGCGTGCAGCATTCGCAGCAGCACGAGGCTAGCGTCAGTACTCAGTTTGATATCGAGCGGCAGAATGCCTTAGCACTCAACGGAGAACTCGCCAAGCTCGAAATTCTGCAAATGGATACCAAGCGTCTGCGAGCCTTTTACGACCTCGTCCTCGAGCGAATTCGTGGCATCGATCTCGGAAAGGATAAAGGCATTCGTACCGCTGTTGTGGGAGAACCCAAGGTCAATCCGAGGCCCGTGCACCCCAAACTGTCACTGACAGTCGCTGTCTCGCTGATGGCCGGGATCTCTCTGGGCCTGGCATTGGTGTATCTCGCCGATCTTCTGGATGATCGCTTTCGCTCACCAGAAGAGACCAGCTTGCAACTGGGGGCGCCCGTCCTTTCGTTTATCCCAACATTACCCACTTATGATGGGAACGGCCTCGACTCTGTCCATGCGTTTGTCGCTCCGCACGAATCTTCGACAGAAGCCTTCCGCACCTTACGTACGGCGATTCAGTTTGCCGGAGACGATATCCGCCGTCTGGTCATCACGAGTACCGAACCAGGCGATGGTAAGACCACCGTCTCGACGAACCTGGCTGTGGCTTATGCTCAATCCGGCCGACGCACCATCATTATCGACTGCGATATGCGCCGCCCTGGCCTTTCCAAAACCATGAAGCTGCGCGGGTCTTATGGCCTCTCGACAATCCTGCGAAACGACGATTCGATTGAGAATTCGCTACGCAACAATGTGGTGGTTTCTGATCTCGCAGGACTTGATATCATCCCTGCCGGACCCAGGCCGGCAAATCCACTCGAACTCCTTTCCTCAACCCGCTTCAGTGAACTTCTCGCTTATGTTGAATCGCAATACGACCAGGTTCTGATCGATGCTCCCCCCATTCTGGCAGTCAGCGATGCCGGTGTGTTAGGACGCATGGTCGATGGCGTGGTGCTCGTCGTGAGGCCCGATAAAAATCAGCGGCGGTCAGTCATCCGTGCGGCCGAAACACTGCGGATGTGGGGCAACAACCTGCTCGGTCTGGCCCTCAATAACATGTCCAGTGATCGGGCTGGCGGCTACGGATATGGCTACGGTTATGGCTATGGCTACGGCCATACCGATACCGATGGTGATCACGACGACTTGCTCGATGATCATGCTTCGTCGCATTCGAGTTCTTCTTCCAGGACGGCTGCCTGA